A genomic stretch from Solanum stenotomum isolate F172 chromosome 8, ASM1918654v1, whole genome shotgun sequence includes:
- the LOC125872286 gene encoding 50S ribosomal protein L17, chloroplastic-like, whose product MASATWSMSCLKSALRSIQPISNSSLRFSSGSSPSRLRICKPKSSSTIIQSFVGLAPLHPLLSLSSQGSIFSDYNNYWYCISTXHGRIKTTKARARAVRKYVDKMVTMAKDGSLHKRRQALGFIYEKQIVHALFAEVPERYGERNGGYTRIIRTLPRRGDNAPMAYIELV is encoded by the exons ATGGCTTCTGCAACTTGGAGCATGTCTTGCTTGAAATCGGCTCTTCGTTCAATTCAACCAATTTCCAACTCTTCACTTCGATTCTCTTCTGGGTCTTCCCCTTCTCGCCTCAGGATATGCAAACCCAAGTCTAGTTCAACAATTATTCAGTCCTTCGTGGGTCTTGCTCCCCTGCATCCACTTTTGTCCCTCTCTTCCCAAGGTAGCATTTTTTCTGATTACAACAATTA CTGGTATTGCATTTCTACTNAGCATGGGCGTATAAAGACTACTAAAGCAAGGGCCAGGGCGGTTAGAAAATATGTTGACAAAATGGTAACGATGGCAAAGGATGGCTCTCTTCACAAGAGAAGGCAAGCTCTTGGATTCATCTACGAGAAGCAAATAGTGCATGCATTGTTTGCTGAAGTCCCGGAAAGATATGGGGAGAGAAACGGAGGATACACTAGGATAATAAGAACTCTACCTAGGCGAGGGGACAATGCACCAATGGCATATATCGAGCTTGTCTAG
- the LOC125872396 gene encoding 50S ribosomal protein L17, chloroplastic, translating to MASATWSMSCLKSALPSVQPISNSSLRFSSGSSPSRLRICKRKSSSTIIQSFVGLAPLHPLLSLSSQDSKSFEDSFTIIDSGGRVFAMRHGRKVPKLNRPPDQRRALLRGLTTQLLKHGRIKTTKARARAVRKYVDKMVTMAKDGSLHKRRQALGFIYEKQIVHALFAEVPERYGERNGGYTRIIRTLPRRGDNAPMAYIELV from the exons ATGGCTTCTGCAACTTGGAGCATGTCTTGCTTGAAATCGGCTCTCCCTTCAGTTCAACCAATTTCAAACTCATCACTTAGATTCTCTTCTGGGTCTTCCCCTTCTCGTCTCAGGATATGCAAACGCAAGTCCAGTTCAACAATTATTCAGTCCTTCGTGGGTCTTGCTCCCCTCCATccacttttgtccctttctTCCCAAG ACTCAAAAAGTTTTGAGGACTCATTCACCATTATTGATAGTGGTGGCCGAGTTTTTGCCATGAGACATGGCAGGAAGGTCCCCAAACTGAATAGACCTCCTGATCAGCGTCGGGCACTTCTGAGAGGTCTCACAACTCAGCTCCTCAAGCATGGGCGTATAAAGACCACTAAAGCGAGGGCCAGGGCGGTTAGAAAATATGTTGACAAAATGGTCACAATGGCGAAGGATGGCTCTCTCCATAAGAGAAGGCAAGCTCTTGGGTTCATCTATGAGAAGCAGATAGTGCATGCATTGTTTGCTGAAGTCCCCGAAAGATATGGAGAGAGGAATGGAGGATACACTAGAATAATAAGAACTCTACCAAGGCGAGGGGACAATGCACCGATGGCATACATCGAGCTTGTTTAG
- the LOC125872397 gene encoding 50S ribosomal protein L17, chloroplastic-like: MASATWSMSCLKSALPSIQRISNSSLRFSSGSSPCRLRICKPKSTSTIIQSFVGLAPLHPLLSLFSQDSTSFENSFTIIDNGGRVFAMRHGRKVPKLNRPPDQRRALLRGLTTQLLKHGRIKTTKARARAVRKYVDKMVTMAKDGSLHKRRQALGFIYEKQIVHALFAEVPERYGERNGGYTRIIRTLPRRGDNAPMAYIELV; this comes from the exons ATGGCTTCTGCAACATGGAGCATGTCTTGTTTGAAATCAGCTCTCCCTTCAATTCAACGAATTTCCAACTCTTCACTTCGATTCTCTTCTGGGTCTTCCCCTTGTCGTCTGAGGATTTGCAAACCCAAGTCCACTTCAACAATTATTCAGTCCTTCGTGGGTCTTGCTCCGCTTCAtccacttttgtcccttttttcTCAAG ATTCAACAAGTTTCGAGAACTCATTCACCATAATTGATAATGGTGGCCGGGTTTTTGCAATGAGGCATGGCAGGAAGGTGCCCAAACTGAATAGACCTCCTGACCAGCGTCGGGCACTTTTGAGAGGTCTGACAACTCAGCTCCTCAAGCATGGGCGTATAAAGACCACTAAAGCAAGGGCCAGGGCGGTTAGAAAATATGTTGACAAAATGGTAACGATGGCAAAGGATGGCTCTCTTCACAAGAGAAGGCAAGCTCTTGGATTCATCTACGAGAAGCAAATAGTGCATGCATTGTTTGCTGAAGTCCCGGAAAGATATGGGGAGAGAAACGGAGGATACACTAGGATAATAAGAACTCTACCTAGGCGAGGGGACAATGCACCAATGGCATATATCGAGCTTGTCTAG